The Paenibacillus tianjinensis genome has a window encoding:
- a CDS encoding MerR family transcriptional regulator → MEMYKTKEVAELLSVSQTTIKRWAAMFPNVFPKDRFGHYIFSQQEVSQLKSIKTRIDQGETLDRITLTGHNQPAGPLQSTRPVQAEDKPIHEMWSRITQIEHSLDQKADEVVSVQLLRQREELEDLRQMIQQLALSIETIQQPGLQAAAAHEELHPVAAAKLKAPPKKRSLLRTLFSL, encoded by the coding sequence ATGGAAATGTACAAGACCAAGGAAGTTGCAGAGCTGCTGTCCGTCAGCCAGACCACGATTAAACGTTGGGCCGCCATGTTCCCTAATGTCTTTCCAAAGGACCGGTTTGGGCACTATATCTTCTCCCAGCAGGAAGTTAGCCAGCTAAAATCGATTAAAACCCGCATCGATCAGGGGGAAACCCTGGACCGCATTACGCTGACGGGCCACAACCAGCCTGCAGGACCGCTGCAGAGCACACGTCCGGTGCAGGCAGAGGATAAACCCATCCATGAAATGTGGTCCCGCATCACGCAAATCGAACACTCGCTGGACCAGAAAGCGGACGAGGTGGTCTCTGTACAGCTGCTCCGCCAGCGCGAGGAGCTTGAAGACCTGCGCCAGATGATTCAGCAGCTGGCGTTATCCATAGAAACGATACAACAGCCGGGACTCCAGGCAGCCGCCGCCCATGAAGAGCTGCACCCCGTTGCCGCTGCCAAGCTGAAGGCACCGCCTAAAAAACGCAGCCTGCTGCGTACTTTATTCTCGCTGTAA
- a CDS encoding class I SAM-dependent methyltransferase → MSVLEIIPWIAASVVLLSVVWIVLVSWRNGITPMPTSKSVRLAVAAEVNRIPGYGNIIEAGSGWGTLGLDVIRHCPGKRLTGIENSTLPLWFSQLLTVLLTRFLPAAGRRESLRNRVYFKRGDIYKTSYSDAGIVLCYLFPGAMVRLAEKFKQELPPGAVVISVCFALPGRQPIRTITCKDRLRTKVYVYAY, encoded by the coding sequence ATGTCTGTCCTTGAAATCATCCCCTGGATTGCCGCTTCCGTAGTTTTGCTATCAGTAGTGTGGATTGTGCTTGTAAGCTGGAGAAACGGGATCACGCCGATGCCGACTTCCAAATCTGTCCGGCTGGCAGTTGCCGCAGAGGTGAACCGGATTCCGGGGTACGGCAATATCATCGAGGCGGGTTCCGGGTGGGGGACGCTCGGGCTGGACGTTATCCGCCATTGCCCCGGCAAAAGGCTGACCGGTATTGAGAATTCCACCCTTCCTTTGTGGTTCTCTCAGCTGCTCACGGTGCTGCTCACCCGTTTCCTGCCGGCAGCCGGCAGGCGGGAGAGTCTGCGTAACAGGGTTTATTTTAAACGGGGAGATATCTATAAAACCTCCTATAGCGATGCCGGCATTGTGCTCTGTTATTTGTTCCCTGGCGCAATGGTACGGCTGGCGGAGAAATTCAAGCAGGAGCTGCCGCCCGGCGCAGTGGTGATCAGCGTCTGTTTTGCCCTGCCGGGCAGGCAGCCTATCCGCACTATAACCTGCAAGGATCGTCTGCGGACCAAGGTGTATGTGTATGCCTACTAA
- a CDS encoding GNAT family N-acetyltransferase, whose product MIRLCGKQDEDTMYRIINDAAKAYQGVIPADRYHEPYMSREELGQEIENGVVFWGIEEDGELVGVMGIQDKGEVALIRHAYVRTARRQGGIGSSLLRHITSLTEKPILIGTWEAASWAISFYVKNGFALVTANEKQMLLQKYWDVPERQIETSVVLASADFLI is encoded by the coding sequence ATGATTCGATTATGCGGGAAACAAGATGAGGATACCATGTACCGGATTATTAACGATGCAGCCAAGGCATACCAGGGTGTTATTCCAGCTGACCGGTATCACGAGCCGTATATGAGCCGGGAAGAGCTGGGCCAGGAGATTGAGAATGGGGTTGTTTTCTGGGGGATCGAAGAGGACGGAGAGCTTGTGGGGGTGATGGGCATTCAGGATAAAGGAGAGGTGGCATTGATCCGGCATGCGTATGTCCGAACAGCCCGGCGTCAAGGCGGCATCGGGTCCTCCCTGTTAAGACATATTACTTCCCTTACAGAGAAGCCAATCCTGATCGGCACCTGGGAAGCTGCGTCCTGGGCGATCTCTTTTTATGTTAAGAACGGATTTGCTCTGGTTACGGCGAACGAGAAACAGATGCTCCTGCAAAAGTACTGGGATGTACCGGAGCGGCAAATCGAGACCTCTGTAGTTCTGGCTTCGGCTGATTTTCTTATATGA
- a CDS encoding ABC transporter substrate-binding protein → MLKRNRMMLLALVLTFVMILSACGGNNNANAPAEATNNASETGSNATDTGNAADPAASDAIDTSKEVKLKMIFVGPKPVDYDSVFAEINKVLKEKINATVEGEFLDWSDWAQKYPLKLAANEDFDLIYSANWAGYNDQALKGGFLELTDDLLNKYMPETVAAMSDVSWDQAKVNGKLYMVPQNRGESVEKMILYREDLRKKYNLPEINSPESYATYLKTIAEKEKGVTPFTPETGDWKYHNLDRVLLKQQNEWNMFDLDLPFAFKLDDPTGKVFNVYETQEFKDLLVYYKDLADNNAWSKNVLNSKNDHQADFKAGKTASITHNNGTLGALMALMRQENSPYEVALADINPGKKKSVAISTQNGTSIHATSKNVERSLMFINLMQNDKQLHDLMMYGISGVHYEPVGDDKYKALDKNPNYTGFSNWNFNSPLNRDNEAFPQEASDFVKNWEADVYHYDLETFVFDNSKVKTEIANVGNVMLRYAIPLEYGVIDDIDKGLADLNKQLKAAGVEKIQTELQAQIDAFLANKK, encoded by the coding sequence ATGCTAAAAAGAAATAGAATGATGTTGCTGGCGCTCGTTTTAACCTTCGTTATGATTCTGAGTGCATGCGGCGGCAATAACAATGCCAATGCACCGGCAGAGGCTACCAATAATGCGTCAGAGACCGGAAGTAATGCTACAGACACCGGGAATGCGGCAGATCCTGCAGCTTCAGATGCCATCGATACATCCAAAGAAGTGAAGCTGAAAATGATTTTTGTGGGACCTAAGCCGGTAGATTATGATAGTGTTTTTGCAGAAATCAACAAAGTATTGAAGGAAAAGATCAATGCGACTGTAGAAGGCGAGTTCCTGGACTGGTCCGACTGGGCGCAGAAATATCCGCTGAAGCTCGCGGCTAATGAAGATTTCGACCTCATCTATTCGGCGAACTGGGCCGGCTACAATGACCAGGCACTGAAGGGCGGATTCCTGGAACTGACCGATGATCTGCTTAATAAATACATGCCGGAAACTGTAGCAGCTATGTCTGATGTAAGCTGGGATCAGGCCAAGGTTAACGGTAAGCTGTACATGGTTCCGCAAAACAGAGGCGAGTCGGTTGAGAAGATGATCCTGTACCGTGAGGATTTGCGCAAGAAATATAATCTTCCTGAAATCAACAGCCCGGAATCATATGCTACTTACTTGAAGACGATCGCTGAAAAAGAAAAGGGTGTTACCCCGTTCACACCGGAAACTGGCGACTGGAAATATCATAACCTGGACCGTGTACTGTTGAAGCAGCAGAACGAATGGAATATGTTCGACCTTGACCTTCCGTTTGCCTTCAAATTAGACGATCCGACAGGCAAAGTATTCAATGTTTATGAAACACAGGAATTCAAAGATCTGCTGGTTTATTACAAGGATCTTGCGGATAACAATGCCTGGTCGAAAAACGTACTGAACAGCAAAAACGATCATCAGGCTGACTTCAAAGCAGGCAAAACCGCATCGATTACGCACAACAACGGTACCCTTGGTGCACTGATGGCGCTGATGCGCCAGGAAAATTCGCCTTATGAAGTCGCACTGGCTGACATCAACCCGGGCAAGAAGAAATCGGTAGCGATCTCGACACAGAACGGTACATCGATCCATGCTACTTCGAAGAATGTGGAACGCTCCCTGATGTTCATCAATCTGATGCAAAATGATAAACAGCTGCATGACCTGATGATGTACGGGATCAGCGGCGTACACTATGAACCGGTTGGCGATGACAAATACAAAGCACTCGACAAGAACCCGAACTATACCGGCTTCTCGAACTGGAACTTCAACTCGCCGCTTAACCGCGACAATGAAGCCTTCCCGCAGGAAGCTTCCGATTTCGTTAAAAACTGGGAAGCGGATGTTTACCACTATGATCTGGAAACATTCGTATTCGACAACAGCAAAGTGAAAACGGAAATTGCCAATGTCGGCAATGTAATGCTCCGCTACGCCATTCCGCTCGAATACGGCGTAATCGACGATATCGACAAAGGCCTTGCAGACCTGAACAAGCAGCTGAAAGCAGCAGGCGTTGAAAAAATCCAGACCGAGCTGCAAGCGCAGATCGACGCTTTCCTGGCGAATAAGAAATAA
- a CDS encoding carbohydrate ABC transporter permease — protein sequence MKQLDRKIFSGIGYVSLIILAVLCIFPFILVVSSSLTEETKIVTDGYQFIPTAFSTEAYSILFKYPQEMINAYLVTIGVTVTGTLLGLFLTSMTAYVLCRKDFKWRNKFSFFFFFTTLFSGGLVPWYLLIVNYLNMKDTPMALIVPMMLNVFYIIVMKSFMSSIPEAIVESAKIDGAGDFKIYLRLILPLSKPALATIGLFLALAYWNDWYNALLFISDEKLMPLQYYLYKMLGNMDGMRKAMMGAGAVVTTAIPTESLKMAMTVVATGPILLAYPFVQRYFVQGLTIGAVKG from the coding sequence ATGAAGCAGCTTGATCGTAAAATATTTTCAGGCATTGGTTATGTATCCCTGATCATACTCGCAGTTTTATGTATCTTCCCGTTTATTCTTGTCGTATCTTCATCCCTTACTGAAGAAACGAAGATCGTAACGGATGGCTACCAGTTTATACCGACGGCCTTCTCTACCGAGGCTTATAGCATTCTGTTCAAATACCCGCAGGAAATGATAAATGCCTACCTGGTAACCATTGGGGTTACGGTAACCGGTACGCTGCTGGGTTTGTTCCTGACATCGATGACGGCTTATGTGCTGTGCCGTAAAGATTTCAAATGGCGTAATAAGTTTTCATTCTTCTTCTTCTTTACGACGCTGTTTAGCGGCGGGCTGGTTCCATGGTACCTGCTCATTGTCAACTATCTCAACATGAAGGATACACCAATGGCCCTAATCGTACCGATGATGCTCAATGTCTTCTACATCATTGTTATGAAGTCGTTTATGAGCAGCATTCCGGAAGCGATTGTCGAATCGGCTAAAATTGACGGTGCGGGCGATTTCAAGATTTACCTCCGCCTGATCCTGCCGCTCTCGAAGCCGGCGCTCGCTACCATCGGGTTGTTCCTTGCCCTGGCTTACTGGAATGACTGGTACAATGCCCTGCTGTTTATATCCGATGAGAAGCTGATGCCGCTTCAGTATTATTTGTACAAGATGCTGGGCAATATGGATGGTATGCGTAAAGCAATGATGGGTGCCGGAGCTGTAGTAACCACTGCAATTCCGACCGAGAGCCTCAAGATGGCTATGACCGTCGTAGCAACGGGTCCGATTCTGCTGGCTTATCCATTCGTGCAGAGATACTTTGTCCAAGGTTTAACGATTGGCGCGGTGAAAGGGTGA
- a CDS encoding ABC transporter permease, producing the protein MKGHTFWSDLKNYKVLLLMLAPAVAFFLLFAYIPMAGIVIAFKKYDYAGGIFGSAWNGLDNFRFFFESGDAWRVTRNTALYNIAFITVNNVLQIFAAIMLFEVGGKWFRKITQSALFLPYFISWVVVGAIAYNLLNYDIGTVNALLRGLGLEPVDIYNTPAYWPYILVIVAAWKSLGYGTVMYLAAISGIDTEMYEAAEIDGANIFQRILKVTIPNLYPTIIILVLLAVGNIFRGDFGMFYNMVGNNGLLFSSTDVIDTFVFRSLITSNDIGMSAAAGVFQSVLGFVTIMTVNYAVRKYDKDRALF; encoded by the coding sequence ATGAAAGGGCATACATTCTGGAGCGATTTGAAAAATTACAAGGTTCTCTTACTGATGCTGGCACCGGCAGTTGCATTTTTTCTCCTGTTTGCTTATATCCCGATGGCGGGTATCGTAATTGCCTTTAAGAAATATGATTACGCCGGAGGGATCTTCGGAAGCGCCTGGAACGGGCTGGATAATTTCCGCTTTTTCTTTGAATCAGGGGATGCCTGGAGGGTTACGCGAAATACGGCACTATACAACATTGCGTTTATTACCGTGAATAACGTTCTGCAGATCTTTGCCGCGATTATGCTGTTCGAGGTCGGGGGCAAATGGTTCCGCAAAATCACGCAATCGGCGTTGTTTCTGCCTTATTTTATCTCCTGGGTCGTTGTCGGCGCGATTGCCTATAACCTGCTCAACTATGATATCGGCACAGTGAACGCGCTGCTTCGGGGCCTTGGCCTTGAGCCTGTCGATATTTACAATACACCTGCCTACTGGCCATACATTCTGGTAATCGTAGCTGCCTGGAAGAGTCTTGGATATGGTACAGTAATGTACCTGGCCGCGATTTCAGGGATCGATACCGAGATGTACGAAGCGGCCGAAATTGACGGCGCTAACATTTTCCAGCGGATCCTGAAAGTAACGATACCGAATCTGTATCCGACGATTATTATTCTGGTGCTGCTGGCGGTCGGGAACATTTTCCGCGGAGATTTCGGGATGTTCTACAACATGGTCGGCAACAACGGGCTGCTGTTCTCTTCGACAGACGTTATCGATACCTTCGTATTCAGATCGCTGATTACTTCCAATGATATAGGGATGTCGGCTGCGGCTGGCGTGTTCCAATCGGTGCTCGGATTCGTAACAATCATGACTGTAAACTACGCTGTCCGCAAGTACGACAAAGACCGCGCCCTTTTCTAG
- a CDS encoding response regulator → MEINILLVDDEAIDLEWLRRRVAGSEHLPLHSVITAKSGFAALKLMEQHRIDIILSDIRMPIMTGVEFARKAKELNPQVEIVFISGHQDFSYAREAIQLNASDYLLKPVGDDELGEMLSRLCTKIKQEREQNISLSETLSLVNQELLLRWFNESAPGQVEAHVQSVLTSYLQGASAVAIIEIDDMAWKMKGWSEEERSAWSSSAGQFIRKFAEEHNLGMVIMTYDYHFVILAAVQEQSFTALLEELIRAFYQQFNCSITIGRGMYTTEAVKLHDSYRQAQAALSIKWIVGKNRLIQDASEWHPKERIAPDLEEIVERMLKAMLDYDLTTIDDCLLQLFAGDSPLSQKNEIYDIIIRITSKLHADLRQMNEHLYEILNWESHQPFVLFQFETVHDILSWLRRRFFELSERLYLKRQRQKRKLIDEITEYVKDRLDQKITLNEVAAHFDFTPNYLGHLFKVETNSLFSDFVGELRMKRVCELLQDPTKKVYEIAEQAGYKNIIYFNRQFKQHMGMSPGEYRKKHKI, encoded by the coding sequence ATGGAAATAAATATTCTGCTGGTGGATGACGAGGCTATCGATCTGGAATGGCTCAGACGGCGCGTCGCGGGCAGCGAACATTTGCCTTTGCATAGCGTTATCACGGCGAAAAGCGGCTTTGCCGCATTGAAATTGATGGAACAGCACCGGATTGACATTATTCTCTCCGATATCCGCATGCCGATCATGACGGGGGTGGAATTTGCGCGGAAGGCAAAAGAGCTGAATCCTCAGGTGGAAATCGTTTTTATCAGCGGACATCAGGACTTCAGCTATGCCAGAGAGGCGATTCAATTGAATGCATCCGATTATCTGCTCAAGCCTGTGGGTGACGATGAGCTTGGCGAGATGCTGTCCAGACTCTGTACCAAGATCAAGCAGGAGAGGGAGCAGAATATATCCTTATCCGAAACGCTGTCGCTGGTCAATCAGGAGCTGCTGCTGCGCTGGTTCAATGAGTCTGCCCCGGGGCAGGTGGAGGCGCATGTGCAAAGTGTGCTTACATCTTACTTACAGGGCGCATCGGCGGTCGCCATCATTGAGATCGACGATATGGCCTGGAAGATGAAAGGCTGGAGTGAAGAAGAGCGGAGCGCATGGAGCAGCAGTGCCGGCCAGTTCATCCGGAAGTTCGCTGAGGAGCATAATTTGGGTATGGTGATCATGACCTACGACTATCACTTTGTGATCTTGGCTGCGGTACAGGAACAGTCTTTCACTGCCTTGCTGGAAGAGCTGATCCGCGCGTTTTATCAGCAGTTTAACTGCTCCATTACGATTGGAAGAGGGATGTACACCACAGAAGCGGTCAAGCTGCATGATTCCTACCGGCAGGCCCAGGCTGCGCTCAGCATTAAATGGATTGTCGGCAAAAACCGGCTCATCCAGGATGCCTCAGAGTGGCACCCGAAGGAGAGAATCGCGCCAGATTTAGAGGAAATTGTGGAACGGATGCTTAAGGCTATGCTCGATTATGATTTGACCACTATTGACGATTGTCTGCTGCAGCTGTTTGCCGGGGACAGCCCGCTCTCCCAGAAAAATGAGATTTACGATATTATTATCCGGATTACCTCTAAGCTCCATGCGGATCTGCGGCAGATGAACGAGCATTTGTATGAGATTCTGAATTGGGAATCCCATCAGCCGTTTGTACTGTTTCAGTTCGAAACGGTGCATGATATCCTGTCCTGGCTGCGGAGAAGATTCTTCGAGCTGTCGGAGCGGCTGTATTTGAAGCGCCAGCGGCAGAAACGGAAGCTGATCGATGAAATCACCGAATATGTGAAGGACAGACTGGACCAAAAGATCACTTTAAACGAGGTGGCTGCCCATTTCGACTTCACCCCCAACTATCTGGGTCATCTGTTCAAGGTGGAAACGAACAGCCTGTTCAGCGACTTCGTCGGTGAACTCCGCATGAAACGGGTATGTGAGCTGCTGCAGGATCCGACAAAAAAGGTGTATGAAATTGCAGAGCAGGCCGGCTATAAAAACATCATTTATTTCAACCGGCAGTTCAAGCAGCATATGGGAATGTCGCCCGGTGAGTACCGGAAGAAACATAAAATTTGA
- a CDS encoding sensor histidine kinase encodes MTMERFLSSKKYIPFTYKMMIPYLILVLLTDILVGYIAYTMLVESRTEMAETNVRTALKQTRNNIEYQTDEIKRMSNSLFLNTNFQNALQFRGEPLENMLKMRDDIVPYMKAPLQLYGNKLRLALYTVNESMLEITGDEMSAPIGRSDYYVLPSRTIENTEWFKSIVTNNKDSVWLQADSDRELGNISYFRKLVASNAAPAVIGYIRVTARIDELFGSFDTFPVDQGLDLRLIDRTSGLTLYEQGAVDKQAKQDAYLIISEDISLSGYVIEARVPHTYLNKDASRMQKVITTVCAISFLVMAVIGFLVARISGKKIKRIVYLARSFQEGNFYKRIGFPGNDEFVYIANSFNQMAASIQELIHNVYVQGIQKKQAELDVLQAQISPHFLYNTLSTIGSLANLGEVEKVTQMVQGLSKFYRLTLNEGQVYISLEKELEQVRMYLEIQRVKYADAFEVYYDIDPEILQVPIIKLILQPFVENIFKHAWFGETIAIRITGKRLGDRIELKVIDNGIGMRPDTLRKMRSSTFQTGSYGLKNVEERIKLRYGNDFGMQIGSYFGAGTTVQIILPVENAEIREVMGE; translated from the coding sequence ATGACGATGGAGAGGTTCTTGTCCAGTAAAAAGTATATCCCGTTCACCTACAAAATGATGATCCCGTATCTCATTCTTGTACTTCTGACAGATATACTGGTTGGTTATATTGCTTATACGATGCTCGTCGAATCCAGGACCGAGATGGCAGAAACGAATGTACGGACGGCCCTGAAGCAGACAAGAAACAATATCGAATACCAGACCGATGAGATCAAACGGATGAGCAATTCGCTGTTTCTCAATACGAATTTCCAGAATGCGCTGCAGTTTAGGGGAGAGCCCCTGGAGAATATGCTCAAAATGCGGGATGATATCGTTCCTTATATGAAGGCTCCTCTGCAATTATACGGAAACAAGCTGAGACTTGCGCTATACACCGTAAATGAGTCGATGCTTGAAATTACCGGTGATGAAATGTCAGCCCCCATCGGCAGAAGCGATTATTATGTGCTCCCTTCCCGGACTATCGAGAATACGGAATGGTTCAAGTCGATCGTTACGAATAATAAAGACAGCGTGTGGCTGCAGGCGGACAGCGACCGCGAACTGGGCAACATTTCGTATTTCCGCAAGCTGGTTGCCTCAAATGCTGCCCCGGCTGTTATCGGGTATATCCGGGTTACCGCGAGAATTGACGAGCTGTTCGGCAGTTTCGATACCTTTCCGGTTGATCAGGGTCTGGATCTGCGCCTGATTGACCGAACTAGCGGACTGACGCTGTATGAGCAGGGTGCAGTGGACAAGCAGGCCAAGCAGGACGCTTATTTAATCATTAGTGAAGATATTTCGTTATCGGGCTATGTCATCGAGGCACGGGTACCACACACCTATCTGAACAAGGATGCAAGCCGGATGCAGAAGGTGATCACTACCGTGTGCGCTATCAGCTTTTTGGTGATGGCGGTGATCGGCTTCCTGGTTGCCCGTATATCCGGCAAGAAAATTAAGCGGATCGTCTATTTGGCCCGCTCCTTTCAGGAAGGAAACTTTTACAAGCGGATCGGGTTTCCGGGGAATGACGAATTTGTCTACATCGCGAACAGCTTTAATCAGATGGCGGCAAGCATCCAGGAGCTGATCCATAACGTCTATGTGCAGGGAATCCAGAAAAAGCAGGCGGAGCTGGATGTGCTGCAGGCCCAGATCAGCCCGCATTTCTTATACAATACGTTGTCGACCATCGGCAGTCTGGCTAATCTGGGCGAAGTCGAGAAGGTGACGCAAATGGTACAGGGGCTGTCGAAATTTTACCGGCTTACCTTGAACGAAGGCCAGGTGTACATCTCGCTTGAAAAAGAGCTGGAGCAGGTGAGAATGTATCTGGAGATTCAGAGAGTCAAATATGCGGATGCCTTCGAGGTCTACTATGATATTGATCCGGAAATTTTGCAGGTTCCGATTATCAAGCTGATCCTGCAGCCGTTTGTGGAGAATATATTCAAGCACGCCTGGTTCGGGGAGACGATTGCAATCCGGATCACTGGAAAGCGGCTTGGCGACCGCATTGAACTCAAGGTGATTGATAACGGGATCGGCATGAGGCCGGATACCCTGCGAAAAATGCGTTCAAGCACGTTCCAGACGGGCAGCTATGGCCTGAAGAATGTTGAGGAACGGATCAAGCTGAGATACGGCAATGACTTTGGCATGCAGATCGGCAGCTATTTTGGCGCAGGAACAACCGTGCAGATTATTTTACCTGTGGAGAATGCAGAAATACGTGAAGTGATGGGGGAGTAA
- the hprK gene encoding HPr(Ser) kinase/phosphatase, producing the protein MKSITVQSLTEKFHLEVLAGASRMDRTITRPRTHRPGLEFVGYFDFFPMERVQVLGRKEINYLLTLSVEDRMLHIGNIVKYHPPCFVVTTGQQEIPYLTLFCDQEGIPLLRTTETTTEFIAKLDSYLVKTLAPELSIHGVCINVSGIGILLRGKSGIGKSETAHTLIGRGHRFVADDIVVLKKLGPATLLGTHNETTREFLALRSIGLINVVRQYGRTAFQDETRIVLDIELCPWQENSLNNELEQVTQFSEYLGVRIPHIEIQLQPGRDIAGLIEAAANNWYLKQLGYSAVEEFMKRIEDGMQP; encoded by the coding sequence ATGAAGTCGATCACGGTTCAAAGTCTTACTGAGAAATTTCATTTGGAAGTGCTTGCCGGAGCCAGCCGTATGGACCGCACGATTACCCGCCCGCGGACGCACAGACCGGGCCTGGAGTTTGTCGGGTATTTTGATTTTTTCCCTATGGAACGGGTGCAGGTGCTCGGACGCAAGGAAATTAACTATTTATTGACGCTAAGCGTAGAGGACCGCATGCTGCATATCGGAAACATCGTTAAATATCATCCGCCATGCTTTGTTGTCACGACAGGCCAGCAGGAAATCCCTTATCTGACCCTATTCTGCGATCAGGAGGGCATTCCCCTGCTGCGGACGACAGAGACGACGACTGAATTTATTGCCAAACTGGACAGCTATCTGGTGAAGACACTCGCGCCGGAGCTGTCGATTCATGGGGTATGCATTAATGTGTCGGGCATCGGCATCCTGCTCCGGGGCAAGTCCGGCATCGGCAAAAGCGAAACCGCGCATACGCTCATTGGCAGAGGCCACCGGTTCGTAGCGGACGATATTGTCGTGCTTAAAAAGCTGGGCCCGGCTACGCTGCTGGGAACCCATAATGAGACCACACGCGAGTTCCTGGCCCTGCGGAGTATAGGCCTGATTAACGTTGTGCGCCAATACGGCCGCACGGCATTTCAGGACGAAACCCGGATCGTCCTGGACATCGAACTATGTCCATGGCAGGAGAATTCCCTGAACAATGAACTGGAGCAGGTCACTCAGTTTAGCGAATATCTCGGGGTCCGGATCCCGCATATCGAGATTCAGCTTCAGCCGGGACGCGACATCGCCGGACTGATCGAGGCTGCAGCCAACAACTGGTACCTCAAGCAGCTCGGCTACAGCGCCGTGGAAGAGTTCATGAAGCGGATTGAGGACGGAATGCAGCCGTAA